A region of Rhizobium grahamii DNA encodes the following proteins:
- the hpt gene encoding hypoxanthine phosphoribosyltransferase, with amino-acid sequence MPVVRGKNIEPLFTAEQIAERNHAIAKQIAAGPTKDLLVIAILKGSFIFAADLIRALHDSGLAPEVEFITLSSYGTGTVSQGVRIVKDIDSDVKDRDVLLIDDILESGRTLRFAKELLFERGARNVTIAVLLDKSVKRREELEADYVGFECPDYFVVGYGMDVAYAFRELPFVGVVTGDA; translated from the coding sequence ATGCCCGTCGTGCGCGGAAAAAACATCGAGCCTCTTTTCACTGCCGAGCAGATTGCCGAACGCAATCACGCCATCGCAAAGCAGATTGCGGCCGGCCCGACCAAGGATCTCCTGGTGATCGCGATCCTCAAGGGCTCCTTCATTTTTGCAGCCGATCTCATTCGAGCGCTGCATGACAGCGGTCTGGCGCCCGAGGTCGAATTCATCACGCTCTCCAGCTACGGCACCGGCACGGTTTCGCAGGGCGTTCGCATCGTCAAGGACATCGATAGCGATGTGAAGGACCGCGACGTTCTCTTGATCGACGATATTCTGGAATCCGGGCGCACGCTGCGTTTCGCCAAGGAACTGCTGTTTGAGCGCGGCGCCAGAAACGTAACTATCGCAGTGTTGCTCGACAAGAGCGTAAAACGCCGGGAAGAGCTGGAAGCGGATTATGTCGGCTTCGAATGCCCGGACTACTTTGTCGTCGGCTATGGCATGGACGTTGCCTACGCGTTCCGCGAGCTGCCATTCGTAGGCGTCGTCACCGGCGACGCCTGA